The DNA segment AGGCGTAGATGCGGTATTTCTCATCGTCCGCCCCCGCCCATTTTGCCTCGATAAAGCGGATAATCTCCGCCTTTGTAATCTTGGATTTTTTAAGCAGCGATCTGTCCAGGAAGATGCCGATCTCATCCATTATTTTTTGCGCGTTCATTGCTACTCCTTTATAAATTTTTGCCGATCTGCCTTATGATCTAAAAATAATCGCCGAATTTTTCTCTATTTTTGAAATTTTTATCTTATACGCATCCTTTTTATCGCGATGACAGAGCATTAAATAGGTTGTAAAGTGTAAAATATCTAAAATTTCGGCCCTCAAATTTCTATCCTCGATCTTGGTTTGTAGGCAAATTTTTAGAATTTTTTGAAAATTTCTTATAGAAATAGCAAAAATCATAGAGCAAAAACGAAAAACGAGCCGTCGTTGCCTCTATCTACCTGCGCTCTTAAAAAGGCTATCATCGCTTGTGTTCGTCGTTAAAAGCCACCTTTATGAATAGTCCAAGCCCGAGCAATACGACAATGCTAACAAAAATAATTTGAGCGATATCAAGTGCGGTCATTTTTTCTCGGCGTTAGTTAAATTTTGCGTTGCAGCCGCGCTCTCAGGGCTGGTGTTACGGCCGAGATTAGTTAGCGAAATTTGATTTTTTCTGTCGTTGGTTTTGTTTGTTAGCAAGTTTATGTTAGTCGTTTTTTGTGCTTTCGAGCTTGAAATTTTACTCATGTTAGTTCCATCCTGCCTTGAATTTATTTTTTCGCTTCTTTGCTTGAGCTGTCCGCATGCCGCACTGATATCGAGCCCCTTGCTCTGGCGGATCGTGCATGTTATGCCGTGAGCGCAAAGATAGTCTTGGAATTTCACCATATCGCTAAGCTCCGGGCGCTCGAATTCACTGCCCTCATGCGGGTTAAAGTAGATTAAATTTACCTTCGCCCTGATGCCGTGCAGTAGCCGCACGAGCTTTTTTGCATCGGCGAGGCTATCGTTTAGCCCGCGGATCACGAGATACTCGAACATCACGCGCTTTCGCATATCGATCGGAAAGCCCCGCACCGCGTCCATCACCGCCTCGATGTTATAGGCCTTGTTTATCGGCATCAGACGGCTGCGCAGCTCGTCCGTGACGGCGTGTAGCGAGATAGCGAGCAGCACTCCCAGATCCATTTCGCCGAGCTTTTTTATCTGGTTGCCGAGCCCGCTCGTGCTGACGGTTTGGCGGCGTGGCGAGATAGCCAGTCCGTCGTTTTCGGTCAAAATTTTAACCGCTTTGCTGACGCTAGCGAGGTTGTCAAGCGGCTCGCCCATACCCATATACACGACGTTTATACGCCGCTCGTAGGGGATTTTGTTCTCTCTTTTTATCCATAAAATTTGACCCACGATCTCGCCTGCAGTGAGGTTTCGCACCAGTCCGCCCTTGGCCGTGAGGCAAAACGCACAGCCCATCTTACAGCCCACCTGCGAGCTCACGCACACTGTGTAGCGCGCATGGCGGCTGATTTTGCCCTGCTCGTTCGTCTGCTCCTCCTTCATCGGCAGCAGCACGCTTTCGATCCGCAGTCCATCTTTGAGCTCGAAAAGATATTTGATCGAGCCGTCTGCGCTCTGCTCAAATTTGACGCATTTTAGCGGGTCGAAGTAAAACTCTTGCACCAAATTTGCGCGCAAATCCTTCGGCAAATTTAGCATCTCATCAAAACTAGTTGCGTTTTTCTTATATAGCCACTCGAAAATTTGCTTTGCGCGAAACGGCGGCGAGAGCTGCTCTTTTAGCTCATTTAGCGTAAAATCAAGCAAATTTTTCAAATGATTTCCTTTTGTTTTAAATATTTTTCGAGCTCTTTTTTGGCTCGCTCGTGGTTTTTAACAAAATCGGTATGCGCGTTTTCGTCGCAAAAATTCGTCGCTACAAATACGCCGTAAGCGGGGATTTGAAATTTTTGCGCGACTTTAAGGACCGCGAAAAATTCCATATTTTCTAAAAAATATCCACGCGCAAAAAGCCTGTGGGCTAAATTTTGATCGGTGGTGATGAAATTTGAGGAATTTACCTTGTATGTTCCACGTGGAACACTCGAATCAATCTCCCATTCTATCGGTGAATAGCTTCTGTTTTCTAGGCTTGAAATTTCGATATTTGCTGCGATCGAGCTCTCGTAAATTTCAAAAATTTCGCCCTCTTTATATAGCCCCGCCGAGCCTACAAAAATGATTTCGCTCGGCAGTGCGTTTAAAATTTTATCCGGATTTTGAGAGGATTTCACGCTTTGTAAAACGGGCAAATTTATCAAATTTAGCCTTTTATCGGCCTGTGCCGTTGCCGTTAAAGTCGGTAAATTTAGCTCTCCCTCAGGCTGCCTATCTGCCGTAAAATTTGATTGATTTAATCCACGCTCGCTCATAAAATCCCGGCCGTATCTATCGCTGCCGTATCCGCTCGTCATAGCTCGTTTTTGCAAAAGTGCAGTTAAATTCATGCTCATATCCACCAGCCCTACGCCCATTGGTAGCGCGAAAGGAAATATCTCGTTTTGCCCCGCTGAAATAATCACGATTTGCTCTTTTTGTTCGCTAAATTTGAGCTCAAATTCATAGTCTGACCTCGATACCGTTTTGTCTGAGATAGGTTTTAAGCGCTTTAATCTCAATCTCTCTAAAGTGAAAGATCGACGCCGCTAGGCATGCGTCCGCACCTGCTAAAAATGCGTCCTTGAAGTGCTCCATTTTGCCCGCGCCGCCGCTTGCGATGACGGGGATGTCAAGCGTGCTAAAAATATGCGTCAAATTTAACTCAAAGCCGTTTTTAACGCCGTCGCAGTCCATCGATGTGAGTAAAATTTCGCCCGCGCCACGCTCCTGCGCCTCTTTCGCCCAAGCAAGCGCGTCCCTGCCGGTGTCCAGCCTACCGCCGTTTATAAACACGCTATAGCCGCAAGGCTCGCTGTTTTCAGTTAAAATTTCATCCTGCAAGCTGCGTGAAGTCTCTCCAAAATTCTGTGCTTTATTGCGTAAATTTGCGTTCAAATTCCGTGTCGCGTCGCGTAAATTGCCGCTTGAATTTCGTTTCGCGTCGATTGCGACGACGACGCATTGCGAGCCGAATTTATTCGCCGCCTCGTCTATCAAATTCGGATTTTTTATCGCGGCGGAGTTGAGGCTTATTTTGTCGCAGCCGACGTTTAGCAGGCGAGAGATGTCATCGATCGTGCGGATGCCGCCGCCCACGGTCAGCGGGATAAAAAGCTCGCGCGCGACCCGTTCCACGACGTCCACGATCGTATCGCGCCCCAGATGCGACGCCGTGATGTCGAGGAAGCACAGCTCGTCCGCGCCCTCCTCGTTGTAGCGTTTGGCGACTTGCACCGGATCGCCCGCATCCACGAGACCTACGAAATTTACGCCCTTTACGACGCGCCCGTCTTTGACGTCGAGGCACGGGATTATACGTTTTGCAAAATGATTCATCGCTCTTTCTTTAGCTAAAATTTGGCTTGATTTTAGCTAAATTTGACTTATCTAATCATTACGTAAGATATTTTTGGGTAAAATCGGCGAAATTTTAGGAAAAATAAAGCAAAATTGCGCCCAAAACGGATGTGTTTAACTCCTCGTTGCATACCTAAAAAGCGGCCGTGTAAAGCCAAATAAGCGGCAGTAGTAACAACGAAGTAGAGCTGGACGGCTTATGGCGGCGAAAAAGCTTTGTCGCTCTTATGGAATAAAAATGGAAAGCATTAAAGCAAAAAAGCGCTTCGGACAAAATTTTTTACAAGACGAGGCGACGTTAAACAAAATCATCCAAGCGATCCCCAAAGATACGCAAAATATAGTCGAGATTGGGGCTGGCTTAGGTGATTTGACATTTAGAATTTTGCGGATTTGCGGCGTAACTAGCTACGAGATAGATACCGAGCTTTTTGCGTTGCTGCAGAAAAAATTCGCAAACGAAATTCAAAACGGACGATTGAAACTTTTTTGCAAAGACGCGTTAGTGCAGTGGGATGAAAGCGGCCTAAGCGATGAGCCGTATTTTTTAGCGGCAAACCTGCCCTATTACGTCGCTACGAAGATGATCCTAAGCGCGGTCGAAGACGAGAGATGTCGCGGCATGGTCGTGATGATACAAAAAGAAGTCGCGCTTAAATTTAGCGCAAAAAGCGGCGATAGAGATTTTAGCTCTTTGGCGATTTTGGCCTCGCTTCAAGGCAGTTGCGAACTACTTTTTGACGTGGATGCGAGCTGCTTTAACCCGCCGCCGAAGGTAACTTCCTCGGTCATAAAACTGCAAAAAAGTAAAAATTTGATAGGCGAAACAGGCGTATTTAAGAGCGAATTCGAATACGAAAAATTTAAAATTTATCTCAAAATTGCCTTTAATGCGCCTAGAAAAACGCTGATGAGAAATTTAAGCCAAGGCTTTGAAAAACCTAAAATAGAGCGGATTTTTAGCCTACTAAATTTGAGCGCAAATATCCGTCCGCACGAGCTAAATGTCGATCTTTATCTAGAAATATTTAAAAATTTAAAGGAAGATAATGAACGACAAAAACGAAGAAAAAGCGGTGGTCTCTCAGGGCAAGAGCAATAAAAAGCGCAGATTTCGCCCGAAAAATAAAAATAAACAAGAAGATTTAGACCAAAATATGCAAAACGGCGAGCAAAAAGCCAGCCAAAGCGTGATAGATAATTTCTTTTTAGAACCTTTTGACGGCGGCGAACAGCACGCGCAAAACGGCGAACAAACTAACGCTAACAAACAAAACGGCAAGAAAAATCGTGGCAAAAACAACAAACAAAACACCCAAAATAGTGCGCAAAGTGAAAATAAAAACACTAACAAACAAGCCGCTAACGCCGAAAATCAAACAGGCGAAGCTAAACAAAAAAAGCAAAAAAAACCGAAGAAAAATTTACCCGCTAAGCTAAGCGGCAACGAGCAGTGGCAGCAAGATATAGCTAGCGCTATGGAGGCGAACAAAGCCGTCCATGAACTGCGTCTCGAGCCGATGAAATACCTAAACTCGACCGATCACAGGATCCGCGTCACGCCTCTTGGCGGACTAGGCGAGATCGGCGGAAATATGACGATATTTGAGACCGACACGAGCGCGATCATCGTGGATATCGGTATGAGCTTTCCTAGCGAGAGTATGCACGGCGTGGATATCCTGATCCCCGACTTTGACTACGTTCGCAAGATAAAAGACAAGATAAAAGGCGTCATCATCACGCACGCCCACGAGGATCATATCGGCGCGGTGCCCTACTTTTACAAAGAGTTTAAATTTCCGATTTACGCCACGCCGTTACCGCTCGGTATGATAAATAACAAATTTGAAGAGCATGGGCTAAAGCAGGAGCGTTCGCTTTTCCGCTCGGTCGAAAAGCGCAAGCCGTATTTGATAGGGGATTTTGAGGTCGAGTGGATACATATCACTCACTCTATCATCGACGCTAGCGCGCTTGCTATCACGACAAAGGCGGGCACCATCATCCATACGGGCGACTTTAAGATCGACCACACGCCGATCGACGGCTACCCAACAGATCTTGGTAGACTCGCATACTACGGCGAGCGCGGCGTGCTGTGCCTCATGAGCGATAGCACGAACAGCTATAGAGAGGGCTTTACTAAAAGCGAAAGCAGCGTGGGCAAGACCTTTGACGCGATATTTTCCAAAGCCAAAGGCCGCGTGATAATGAGCACGTTTAGCTCCAACATCCACCGCGTCTATCAGGCGATTGATTGGGGACTAAAATACAACCGCAAGGTCTGCGTCATCGGCCGTAGCATGGAGCGTAACCTCTACACGGCGATGGAGCTTGGCTATATCAAGCTTGATAAGAAAATTTTCATCGACGCAAACGAAGTCGGCAAATTTAAAGATAACGAAGTGCTGATCGTCACCACCGGCTCTCAGGGCGAGACGATGAGCGCGCTATACCGAATGGCTACCGACGAGCACAAATATATAAAAATAAAGCCGACCGATCAGATCATCATCAGCTCAAAGGCGATCCCGGGTAACGAAAGCAGCGTCTCGACGGTGCTAAATTTCCTCATCAAATCAGGCGCTAGCGTCGCGTATCAGGACTTTAGCGAGATACACGTGAGCGGTCACGCCGCACAGGAAGAGCAAAAGCTGATGCTGCGCCTAATAAAGCCTAAATTTTTCCTCCCGGTCCACGGCGAATACAACCACATCGCAAAGCATAAAGAAACGGCCGTAGCCTGCGGCGTGGACGAGCGAAACATCTACCTGATGAGCGACGGCGATCAGATAGAAATTTGCCAAAAATATATGAAGCGCGCCAAGACGGTAAAAACGGGCAAGGTCTTTATCGATAACCAAATTAACAAGCAAATTTCAGACGACGTTGTGATCGATAGGCAAAATTTGGCCGAAGCGGGCGTCGTGATGATCATCGCGCAAATTTCCCGTCACGGCGCTAAGCTTATAAACAAGCCTCGCGTCATCAGCTACGGACTCGTGGGCGATAAGCAAGACGGCGAGTTTAGAAAAGAGATGGAGGGCGTGCTGGAGCAGTATCTAAGCAACGTCAAGGAGGAGCTTTTAAAAGACGGCAGGATGCTCGAGGGGCAGGTGCGCCAGGTCATCCGAAAACATATCTTTAGAAAAGTTAAAAAGTATCCGACCATCGTGCCGATCATTTACCTGATGTAAGGGCGCAAAATGAGCGATACAATCAAAATAGCCGCTAACGTGCTAAAAACGGAAGCTAACGAGCTAACGAGAAATGCTGAGATTTTAGACGGCGAATTTGAAAAAGCGGTTGAGGTTTTATACAAAACCAAAGGCAAAGTCGTAGTCACGGGCGTGGGCAAGAGCGGACACGTGGGCGCCAAGATAGCCGCGACGCTTGCTAGCACGGGCACGCCTAGCTTTTTCATGCATCCGACCGAGGCGATGCATGGCGATCTGGGTATGATCGGCAAGGACGATACGCTGCTAGCTATCAGCTTTAGCGGCGAGAGCGAGGAGCTAACCAAAATCCTACCTCACGTGCAGCGTTTCGGCGTACCGATAGTTGCTATGGCGAGGGATAAATTTAGCACGCTGGGTAAATTTAGCGACGCCTTTGTGAAGCTTGACGTTAGTAAGGAGGCTTGCCCGCTAGACGCTGCACCGACTAGCTCGACTACGCTAACGTTAGCCTTGGGCGATGCGTTAGCCGTTTGTCTGATGGAAAAGCGCGGATTTAAAAAAGAGGATTTTGCAAATTTTCATCCCGGCGGAAGCCTCGGCAAGCGGCTATTTTTAAAAGTAAAAGACGTGATGAGAAGCGAAAAATTACCGATAGTTCGCTGGAATGCGAGCTTAAAGCAGGCGATCGACACTATGACGCACGGCAAACTCGGTACCGTCCTCATCGTCGATAAAGACGGGGTTTTAGACGCGATCTTAAGCGACGGAGACCTTAGGCGCGCGCTGATGAGAGAGGACTTTGATCTAAACGACGCTGCGATCAAATACGCGACGCTAAAGCCAAAAGAGTTAAACGATAAAGAGATGTTGGCGATCGATGCGTTAGCGCTCATCGAGCGGCACAAGATACAGCTCCTGGCCATCGTAGAAAACGGCGTGCCCGTCGGCGTTCTGCACATCCACGACCTTGCAAATTTAGGACTATAAAATGCAAAAAAGCAGACTAAATAAATTTATATCGCATAACACGAGTTATTCGCGTAGAGAGGCCGACGAGCTCATAAAGCAGGGCAAAGTTAGCATAAACGGCCGCGTCGTTAGCGAGCTGGCTACTAGCGTTAGTGATGAGGATAAAGTAAAAATAAACGGCCGCATAGTGAGGCTAAAAAAAGAATTTACCGTGATCGTATATCACAAACAAAAAGGCGAGCTGGTTAGTAAAAAAGACGACCGCGGACGCAAAACGATCTATGATAGTTTGGACCGACAGTTTGCTAAATTTGTTAGTATCGGGCGACTTGACTATGCTAGCGAGGGGCTACTTTTACTAACGGACGCCCCGGCGATCGCAACTGCGCTTATGAACAGCGACGTAGAGCGCGAATATTATCTAAAGGTAAAAGGCGAGATAACGCCGGAGGTGATAACGGCGATGAACGAGGGCTTTTTCGCTGCGGATGCCACCAAGGGCGCGCATGCTAAAACCGCAATAAAATCAATGGAATTTAGGCCGTTTTTGGACTATAAAATTTTTGGCTCAAGCGGCGGTTTTACGAAGCTAAAAGTCGTGATAAACGAGGGACAAAACCGCGAACTACGCCGCTTTTTCGGATATTTCGACCTTGAGGTGATGGATCTAAAACGCGTTAGTTTCGGTCGCGTAGATCTTGGCATGCTAAAGCCCGGCAAATGGCGATATTTTGAAAACGGCGAATACGAAGCGTTGAGGGATTTTTTGAAGGTTAATAACGTTAGATACTAACCTCGCAAGGAGTTAGTAGTTAGCTACCCACGCACCGAGACGGTCGGCATTTGGATGCTATGCGCGTTTGGCATAGCGCTATATGCGAAATAAGACTTGTAAATTTGACTGTTTTATAGGCTGCGCCGTCAAGCTTGGTCTTAAAACCGCGTCAAGCGATGTTGGATGCGCTTCTACGCATAGGCTGGTTTTGCTCTGCGATGACGATTTTGTCGTCTCGGAAGACAGCATCAGCCGCAATCTTGCCGAAATTTCTAGCCGGCAGACGTATAAAACAGCGTAAATCCGCTAAAAAGCGTGGTTTTAATCGGCGTAGAGAGCTAAATTTATTCGGCAAATTTGGGCGTTTTAGGCGGGAAACACAGACTTGAGACGGCGCGAACGAGCATTGATTTGCAAATTTGATCGGCGGCGCAAATATTAAATGCATAATAAATTTTGGCTCAATTAAACTTAAGCGGATTTTCTCTTATCAATTTCAACAGTTTCTGATATAAGTTTTCCTGTGTAGTTTTAGTATTATATCTAAATTCGCATTCCTTTAAATGAAGCAAAAAATTCTCTTTCTTAATGCCTTTAAATTTAGATAATCTATGTTTAGCATATCCCCAGAAGTTTTCTATACCGTTTATATGATTTTTACCGTTAGCGAATTCATTCTTTGAGTGTTTTACCCTGTAGTGTGCTTTGGCTCCATAATCTACCAAGCCATCATAGGCCTTCCAACAATCTAAATATTTAACGCTCTCGTCTAATTCGCTAAATTGCGATAATATAGGTATCAACTCGCTAGCAGAGCAGTTTTTAACTATTTGGGTATAGACCTTACCATCACGCTTTAGCATACCGAATACCGGTGTTTTATTTGCTGCGCCTCTACCTCTTTTTCCTCTTACTCTTTTAGATCCGAAGTAACTTTCGTCAATCTCAAAGCGAAGCTTCTAGGCGAGCTTGCGAGCTGGAAATCTCACCACTAAACTTGCTAATTTTTTCACACTCACTAGCCATTAAAATTCTGATATTTTTTAGAATTTTGTTGACGGAAATTCTAGAAATCCCGGTTAAATTTGCTATTTTAGTAGCTTCTATATCTTGCGCAAAATACTTTAAAATTTCTCTAAATTTCTTCTCTGAAATTCGGGAACGGACTATATACTTATTTTTCATAGTTCTCATCGTAACTTACTACTCCTTTGTGTGAGCTTAAGTTAAAGAGAGCCATAATTTTTTACTCTACTTTAAGCGCAAGGCGAGATTCGTGGCTTTGCACTTGTCGTACAAAATTCCCAAAATGCGGGTAAATTTAATAAATCCGTGAAATTTAGCTTCCCCGATTTATTTCTTGACTGCTCTTATCTTTACTATCTCGCATTTTCTTTTGGCTTTTACAAGTCCAAAATTTATCCTTATTTTTTGTTTTATCATTAAAATTTCATATTCAAATATCTCATACTCTTTTTTAAATTCATAGTGTTTGCCAAGTCGCGCAATGGCTTCTTCGAATTTACAAATTTTCATTTTTGCCCCCTTTTGAAAATTAGCTCGCAAATAGTAGTAAAATTTTTGCGGTATT comes from the Campylobacter rectus genome and includes:
- the rlmN gene encoding 23S rRNA (adenine(2503)-C(2))-methyltransferase RlmN, with protein sequence MKNLLDFTLNELKEQLSPPFRAKQIFEWLYKKNATSFDEMLNLPKDLRANLVQEFYFDPLKCVKFEQSADGSIKYLFELKDGLRIESVLLPMKEEQTNEQGKISRHARYTVCVSSQVGCKMGCAFCLTAKGGLVRNLTAGEIVGQILWIKRENKIPYERRINVVYMGMGEPLDNLASVSKAVKILTENDGLAISPRRQTVSTSGLGNQIKKLGEMDLGVLLAISLHAVTDELRSRLMPINKAYNIEAVMDAVRGFPIDMRKRVMFEYLVIRGLNDSLADAKKLVRLLHGIRAKVNLIYFNPHEGSEFERPELSDMVKFQDYLCAHGITCTIRQSKGLDISAACGQLKQRSEKINSRQDGTNMSKISSSKAQKTTNINLLTNKTNDRKNQISLTNLGRNTSPESAAATQNLTNAEKK
- a CDS encoding nucleoside phosphorylase-I family protein; the encoded protein is MIISAGQNEIFPFALPMGVGLVDMSMNLTALLQKRAMTSGYGSDRYGRDFMSERGLNQSNFTADRQPEGELNLPTLTATAQADKRLNLINLPVLQSVKSSQNPDKILNALPSEIIFVGSAGLYKEGEIFEIYESSIAANIEISSLENRSYSPIEWEIDSSVPRGTYKVNSSNFITTDQNLAHRLFARGYFLENMEFFAVLKVAQKFQIPAYGVFVATNFCDENAHTDFVKNHERAKKELEKYLKQKEII
- the hisF gene encoding imidazole glycerol phosphate synthase subunit HisF — encoded protein: MNHFAKRIIPCLDVKDGRVVKGVNFVGLVDAGDPVQVAKRYNEEGADELCFLDITASHLGRDTIVDVVERVARELFIPLTVGGGIRTIDDISRLLNVGCDKISLNSAAIKNPNLIDEAANKFGSQCVVVAIDAKRNSSGNLRDATRNLNANLRNKAQNFGETSRSLQDEILTENSEPCGYSVFINGGRLDTGRDALAWAKEAQERGAGEILLTSMDCDGVKNGFELNLTHIFSTLDIPVIASGGAGKMEHFKDAFLAGADACLAASIFHFREIEIKALKTYLRQNGIEVRL
- the rsmA gene encoding 16S rRNA (adenine(1518)-N(6)/adenine(1519)-N(6))-dimethyltransferase RsmA — translated: MESIKAKKRFGQNFLQDEATLNKIIQAIPKDTQNIVEIGAGLGDLTFRILRICGVTSYEIDTELFALLQKKFANEIQNGRLKLFCKDALVQWDESGLSDEPYFLAANLPYYVATKMILSAVEDERCRGMVVMIQKEVALKFSAKSGDRDFSSLAILASLQGSCELLFDVDASCFNPPPKVTSSVIKLQKSKNLIGETGVFKSEFEYEKFKIYLKIAFNAPRKTLMRNLSQGFEKPKIERIFSLLNLSANIRPHELNVDLYLEIFKNLKEDNERQKRRKSGGLSGQEQ
- a CDS encoding ribonuclease J, coding for MNDKNEEKAVVSQGKSNKKRRFRPKNKNKQEDLDQNMQNGEQKASQSVIDNFFLEPFDGGEQHAQNGEQTNANKQNGKKNRGKNNKQNTQNSAQSENKNTNKQAANAENQTGEAKQKKQKKPKKNLPAKLSGNEQWQQDIASAMEANKAVHELRLEPMKYLNSTDHRIRVTPLGGLGEIGGNMTIFETDTSAIIVDIGMSFPSESMHGVDILIPDFDYVRKIKDKIKGVIITHAHEDHIGAVPYFYKEFKFPIYATPLPLGMINNKFEEHGLKQERSLFRSVEKRKPYLIGDFEVEWIHITHSIIDASALAITTKAGTIIHTGDFKIDHTPIDGYPTDLGRLAYYGERGVLCLMSDSTNSYREGFTKSESSVGKTFDAIFSKAKGRVIMSTFSSNIHRVYQAIDWGLKYNRKVCVIGRSMERNLYTAMELGYIKLDKKIFIDANEVGKFKDNEVLIVTTGSQGETMSALYRMATDEHKYIKIKPTDQIIISSKAIPGNESSVSTVLNFLIKSGASVAYQDFSEIHVSGHAAQEEQKLMLRLIKPKFFLPVHGEYNHIAKHKETAVACGVDERNIYLMSDGDQIEICQKYMKRAKTVKTGKVFIDNQINKQISDDVVIDRQNLAEAGVVMIIAQISRHGAKLINKPRVISYGLVGDKQDGEFRKEMEGVLEQYLSNVKEELLKDGRMLEGQVRQVIRKHIFRKVKKYPTIVPIIYLM
- a CDS encoding KpsF/GutQ family sugar-phosphate isomerase, whose translation is MSDTIKIAANVLKTEANELTRNAEILDGEFEKAVEVLYKTKGKVVVTGVGKSGHVGAKIAATLASTGTPSFFMHPTEAMHGDLGMIGKDDTLLAISFSGESEELTKILPHVQRFGVPIVAMARDKFSTLGKFSDAFVKLDVSKEACPLDAAPTSSTTLTLALGDALAVCLMEKRGFKKEDFANFHPGGSLGKRLFLKVKDVMRSEKLPIVRWNASLKQAIDTMTHGKLGTVLIVDKDGVLDAILSDGDLRRALMREDFDLNDAAIKYATLKPKELNDKEMLAIDALALIERHKIQLLAIVENGVPVGVLHIHDLANLGL
- a CDS encoding pseudouridine synthase; this translates as MQKSRLNKFISHNTSYSRREADELIKQGKVSINGRVVSELATSVSDEDKVKINGRIVRLKKEFTVIVYHKQKGELVSKKDDRGRKTIYDSLDRQFAKFVSIGRLDYASEGLLLLTDAPAIATALMNSDVEREYYLKVKGEITPEVITAMNEGFFAADATKGAHAKTAIKSMEFRPFLDYKIFGSSGGFTKLKVVINEGQNRELRRFFGYFDLEVMDLKRVSFGRVDLGMLKPGKWRYFENGEYEALRDFLKVNNVRY